TCTCACAATTTATATAAGTTAAGCCTCCAGCACGAACAGCCGATGCGTAAGCGCCTTTAAGCGGCCGTCGATGTGCCGGCGAATTTCCGTTTCCGTCATGCTGTTCCGCAAATCGAGCAAGCCGTCGATCTGCTCCTGAATCATGCCGATTTCCTGTTCCACGGCATCCTTTTGGAACAGCTGCTGCAGTTCTCCTGCGGTATCCCGATATTCGTAAATCACTTTTTGCCCGGTGTCTCTCATTTCCGTAATTTTAACCACGGTTCCGCGTTCGTATTGATAGACCATCGTGTACGAAGAGTAAATGCGGTGCACGATCGCGCTTCCTTTGAAGGATGATACGGCCTTGCGCATCAGATTGACCAGATTCATATTCGTAATCCGGCAGGAACCTTGCAGCACGTAATAATTCCATTTCCGTTCGAACGAGAGGATCACGTCTTGACCCGCGTCGTCTTGAAGTACCACCTCATGATTTCCGTTTTCCAGCACTTTGACCTGGAGCGAAGCTTGATGGTTCACAAACATTTGAATAAACTCGGCGAACTGCTCTTCCGTTAGTTGCATGCGGGTTTTGACATATTCAGTCGCTAACCTCATTGCCATAAAAATCCCTCGATTCATTGTTTTCAAACCATGACGCTTTATACTTTCCGCTTATTCTAATCACATTATACTACATAATCCGTTAATAATCCTCCTCACGATTTCATTGAATTCAGGGGAAAACCTGTAAAATCCGCGATTTCGGCATCGGGAGATGCATCTGATCCTTAAAAAACTCCGAATCCCTGCGTAAGTTCTGCGTTTCCCTACCGTAGACGACAAATTGGACAAGCGCTTTCACTGCTGCTAATCCCCCAAAAGTGCCGCCAGCCTTCAAGCCTATTCCGTGCTTAAACAAAAAAATCCGAAGTTCCCGTAATTAAAGAACTTCGGATTTCTCCGCGCTTGTGTCCGGTGCCGGCGGCTCTGTCTCCTGCCCGCCCCAGCCGATATGTTGCTCGATAATGCTCCATAATTCGTCTTTTCCTTGCCCCGTTTCGGAAGAAAAAAGCACGATCGGCTCGGATTTGTCCATGCCGAGTCCTTCGCGGATAATTTTCAAGTGCTTCTGCCACTGGCCGCGCGAAATTTTGTCCGCCTTGGTCGTGACGACACATACCGGAATACCGTTCGCCCTCAGCCATTCGTGCATGCTTTGGTCGTCCTTCGTCGGAGGATGGCGCAGGTCAATGATATGCAGCAGCAGCTTCAAATATTCCCGCTTCAAAATATACTGCTCGATGAATTTGCCCCATTTGGCGCGCTCCGTTTTCGATACCTGGGCATAGCCGTAGCCGGGCAAATCGACGAAATATAAGTCCTGATTGATTTTGTAATAGTTCAGCTGCTGGGTTTTTCCCGGCTTCGAGCTGGTCCGCGCCAAATTTTTGCGGCTAATCATCCGATTGATCAGCGACGATTTGCCCACATTGGAACGCCCTGCCAGAGCGATCTCCGGCAAGGCGTCCGCAGGATATTGAGCGGGACCAACCGCGCTGATAATAAATTCAGCCTGATTGACCTTCATATCGTTTTTCCACACTTTCCCAAAATAAGCTGGTTTGCATCATTAATTTCTAAACCTGAACGGGTTTCACCAGCGCATGCTGGAGCACTTCGTCCATATGGGACACCGGAAAGAAATTGATCTCGCGGCGCACGCTCTCCGGAATTTCCTCGATATCCTTTTCATTGTCCTTGGGCAAAAGAACCGTGCGGATCCCGGCGCGATGAGCAGCGAGCGTTTTTTCCTTGAGACCGCCGATCGGCAAAACCCTGCCGCGCAGCGTAATTTCTCCGGTCATCGCGACCTGCTTCGATACCGGAATGTTCGTCAGCGCGGAAATAAGCGCCGTCGCCATCGTGATCCCGGCCGAAGGACCGTCCTTCGGAATAGCCCCTTCCGGAATGTGGATGTGGATGTCGAATTTTTCATGGAAGTCCGGCTGTATATTCAGCTGCTCAACACGGGATCTCGTATAGCTGAAAGCGGCCTGCGCCGATTCCTTCATGACGTCGCCGAGCTTGCCGGTCAGCGTCAGCTTGCCGTTCCCCGGCATCACTGTCACCTCGATAACCATCGTTTCGCCGCCGACCTCCGTCCAGGCAAGCCCTGTTACGGCGCCCACCTGGTCGCGCTCCTCGGCCACGCCGAAGCGGAACTTTGCCGGTCCAAGGTAATCCTTCAGGTTGGCCGGGTGAATATGCACCGCGGAGCTTCCGGCCACGATTTCCTTGGCAGCTTTACGGCACAGGGAAGCGATTTGCTGCTCCAGGTTTCGCACGCCAGCCTCGCGGGTATACTCGCGAACAACGCGCATGAGCGTCTGTTCGTCGATGTGAAGCTGACCGTCCTCAAGCCCGTGATCGCGCTTCTGCTTCGGCAGCAAATATTTTTTCGCGATTTCGAGCTTCTCGATTTCCGTATACCCCGGAATGTACAGCACTTCCATCCGGTCGAGCAGCGGTCGCGGAATGTTGTGTATGGCATTGGCGGTCGTCACGAACATCACGTTCGATAAATCAAACGGAACTTCTATGAAATGATCGCTAAAAGTGCTGTTCTGCTCCGGATCGAGCACCTCGAGCAGCGCCGAAGCCGGGTCGCCGCGGAAGTCCATCGCCATCTTGTCGATTTCGTCGAGCAAAAACACCGGATTGTTCGAGCCGGCGTTTTTCATCCCCTGGATGATCCGGCCCGGCATAGCGCCGACATACGTGCGGCGATGTCCGCGGATTTCCGCTTCGTCTCTGACGCCGCCAAGCGAGATGCGAATAAACTCGCGTCCGAGCGAACGAGCGATCGACCGCGCGATCGACGTTTTACCGACGCCGGGAGGCCCTACGAGACAGAGAATCGGCCCTTTCAGCTTTTTCACCAGCTTTTGCACGGCCAAATATTCGAGTACGCGCTCCTTCGGCTTCTCCAGGCCGAAATGATCCTCGTCCAAAATTTCTTCGGCTTTCTTGATGTCCAGGTCGTCTTCCGTCTGCTTCGACCACGGCAGCGTCAGCAGCCAGTCGATATAGTTGCGAATGACGCCGCCTTCCGCAGAAGTGGCCGGCATCTTTTCCAGTCGGTCGATCTCCTTCTCGATCTTCTCCCGTACTTTGTCCGGCACGCCCGCTTCCGCAAGCTGATTACGCAGCTCCTCGACTTCGCCTGCGCGGCCTTCCTTGTCGCCAAGTTCCTTCTGGATCGCCTTCATTTGCTCGCGAAGGTAATATTCCTTCTGCGTCTTCTCCATCTGCTTCTTGACGCGCTGGCTGATCTTGCGCTCAAGCTCCAGCACCTCGCGCTCGTTGTTCAAAATGTTAAGCAGCTTCTCCAGCCGTTCCTTCACATCGACGGTTTCGAGAATTTCCTGCTTGTCTTTGATTTTGAGCGAGAGATGGCTGCAGATAACGTCGGCGAGCCGTCCGGGCTCGTCGATATCGGACACCGCGGCGAGCGTCTCCGGCGTCACCTTTTTCGACAGGTTGATGTAGTGCTCGAATTGGTTCAGCACCGTTCGCATCAAGGCGTCGATCTCCGGATCGGTCGTCTCCTGCTCCGGCAGTTCTTTCACCATCACTTCGTAATACGTGTCGTTCGGAAGAAAATCGGTCACTTCCGCGCG
The window above is part of the Paenibacillus hamazuiensis genome. Proteins encoded here:
- the yihA gene encoding ribosome biogenesis GTP-binding protein YihA/YsxC, translating into MKVNQAEFIISAVGPAQYPADALPEIALAGRSNVGKSSLINRMISRKNLARTSSKPGKTQQLNYYKINQDLYFVDLPGYGYAQVSKTERAKWGKFIEQYILKREYLKLLLHIIDLRHPPTKDDQSMHEWLRANGIPVCVVTTKADKISRGQWQKHLKIIREGLGMDKSEPIVLFSSETGQGKDELWSIIEQHIGWGGQETEPPAPDTSAEKSEVL
- a CDS encoding non-ribosomal peptide synthetase module; translated protein: MAMRLATEYVKTRMQLTEEQFAEFIQMFVNHQASLQVKVLENGNHEVVLQDDAGQDVILSFERKWNYYVLQGSCRITNMNLVNLMRKAVSSFKGSAIVHRIYSSYTMVYQYERGTVVKITEMRDTGQKVIYEYRDTAGELQQLFQKDAVEQEIGMIQEQIDGLLDLRNSMTETEIRRHIDGRLKALTHRLFVLEA
- the lon gene encoding endopeptidase La, with amino-acid sequence MGPNKPKLRRLPLLPLRGLLVYPSMVLHLDVGREKSVKALEKAMVEDSMILLCSQSEINIEEPTTEDIYRIGTIAKVRQMLKLPNGTIRVLVEGVVRAEVTDFLPNDTYYEVMVKELPEQETTDPEIDALMRTVLNQFEHYINLSKKVTPETLAAVSDIDEPGRLADVICSHLSLKIKDKQEILETVDVKERLEKLLNILNNEREVLELERKISQRVKKQMEKTQKEYYLREQMKAIQKELGDKEGRAGEVEELRNQLAEAGVPDKVREKIEKEIDRLEKMPATSAEGGVIRNYIDWLLTLPWSKQTEDDLDIKKAEEILDEDHFGLEKPKERVLEYLAVQKLVKKLKGPILCLVGPPGVGKTSIARSIARSLGREFIRISLGGVRDEAEIRGHRRTYVGAMPGRIIQGMKNAGSNNPVFLLDEIDKMAMDFRGDPASALLEVLDPEQNSTFSDHFIEVPFDLSNVMFVTTANAIHNIPRPLLDRMEVLYIPGYTEIEKLEIAKKYLLPKQKRDHGLEDGQLHIDEQTLMRVVREYTREAGVRNLEQQIASLCRKAAKEIVAGSSAVHIHPANLKDYLGPAKFRFGVAEERDQVGAVTGLAWTEVGGETMVIEVTVMPGNGKLTLTGKLGDVMKESAQAAFSYTRSRVEQLNIQPDFHEKFDIHIHIPEGAIPKDGPSAGITMATALISALTNIPVSKQVAMTGEITLRGRVLPIGGLKEKTLAAHRAGIRTVLLPKDNEKDIEEIPESVRREINFFPVSHMDEVLQHALVKPVQV